In Sphingobacterium sp. SRCM116780, the genomic stretch TTGCATATTTAGCACCTATTTTTTTCAAGAAATCTGTTGCAATGATAATTTCTTCTAAGTTTTTTTGCGTATTTAATGAAAACGCGCTGGCACCGGAAGTAGCATAAGTAAATACCAACGCAGAAAAAATAATTAATTCAATCGGATTTCCATCTGTGGCTAACGAAATTTTATAAGCTTTTACATTATCGCCCTTTTGTTTAGCAAATGCTTTTATCATACCTTCTAAAGGAATTTCACTTATCGTCGATTTTTCTAAACGAGAGGCATTAAAAATCAAATGGTTTGAGATTTCTCCTTCTGTATCGGTATCTAAAAGGTGTAAATCGCTTCCGCTTAAGATAAGATATTTTGGAGTTTGAACGGTATGAAATTTTACTGTACCTAGGGTTGCCATACTTTTTAATCCGTCTTTAAGGCCATCTTTTACAGAATCCTTTGTAGAGTAGTCTAAATTACCATAATTAAAGGCATCAATGGACCTACCTTCCATCTGTTTTGTTAGGAAAGAAAGTTCAGCATTCAAAAATTTAGTTTTATAGTTCTCGGCATTATTCATTTCAGCAACAAAATCTGTACTTTGAAACATTTCTTTCTGTTTCTTCTTTTTTAACTGCATAAAATATACCTGCATAAAATACAACCATAAAAACAATAACAAAAATAACTGTGGAACTCATAATTTTAAATTTTTAGTAAATAAATATAATTAAACTTGTTTGGGTTCTATTTTATGTTTTTTTGAAGGGATACTACCCCAAATTAAAAAGCCAATGATCAATACAGCAACCAGTTTTCCACCAAATTTTGTGTAAAATGGCAATTGGTTAATGCTTTCTTTGTTCAGTTTTTGCGATACCAAAATCGCATTTAATTCATTTTCGGGAATATCAAAAAACTCTTTTGTTTTTTCATTGTACCCAACTAACTTTGAATCTTTGGTTATATATAGCGGTAGTATGTAAGCTATATTAAATTCTGTATGGAGTGTGGCTAAATCTAAATAATCACCATTTTCTAATTTAAATTCATCCGTATTAGGCAAATCATAGACTTTATTTAAAACTTCTCTCTCTCCAATAGGAATTTTTAACCTTGCAAACGAAAAATTTGAGGCTGTTACAAAAATTACTATGATTAATAATATTTGTTTAAGTGACATCAGAATGAAATTTATTAATAAATATTATGTGTTACAAATTCACAATACTATAAAAATACAAGTGGCAATTAAATTGTTTCAAATCATTTACAATTCGTTGAGACAGAATTACAATTCGTTAAAATTTAAAAATTAGCATAGCGATATCATAAGAACTGTTTTCCCATTTTTAATCTTTCAATATTTGTTCTGTTTCTGATAAAAATTCATCAATTCTATTTCTATATACTGGCGAATACGATTGAAATTTAATCATTCCCTTGTCCGTTTGAATGAATATATCATTCCCAATATTACTACCTTTTTTAAGGTTGGTTATCACTTCTGTTTTTAATGGCTTGTTTATTTTATATTTCTGGGTATAGATACCGAATAGATACTTAATGGCAAACAAATTTTCTTTTGGATAGATGACCATCTGTTTTACGCCTACTGCCATAAAATAAATTGATAAAAGTATCCAGACAGGTGATAATAATTTTATGTAGTCATTAAAAACTACAGGCGTTATCAATTCATAGTTGATTATTACTCTCAAACTTAGCGCAAATACGATAAGACCTATCATACACATGATTGTATTTATATCGTAAAAGCTGTAATTATTGTTTTTTTTATTGTAGTGTTTCATCGTTTAGTTTAAAAATTTGTTTAAAATTGGCAGTGTTTCTTTTTCAAATGTATCTGCGTGCTTTTGAATGTTAGTTGTCAGTTTTGGAGGAAAAGATATTTGAATGGGTTTACCATATTTGTCTTTTTTTAAAACAATGCCGTACCAATCGCCATAAGAAGCAGAATTAACTCTTTGAAAATACAATATCTCGTCTTTTGCTATTATCTTTTTGAAAATTAAATCCTTAATTATAACCTCTTTAGAAGCAAGGTTAAAGATTATTTTTTTTGTGCATTTTAAAACAGTAAAAAATAATCCGATGGAAGCTATTGGTATTAAAAGCCGAAATGTTTTAAACGTTTCTTTGTCTAACAATGTAAGGATACTTGCCACAAACAATATTGTCCAAAAGACTAACAAAAGATTATCAATTGGTTTATGTGTTTTAATAGTTATTGAATCTGTTTTATTCATTTGTATTTTTTTAGTATGGTTGCAAAACATAGCACAACGTTTTGAGTGCTTGGCGATAGTCGGTATTTTATTTTGTCAGTGGAACCTGGGTACAATATTTTAAAAACAGCAAAATCACAAAAGTCCTTTTACTGTTTTATTCTTTTGTGTTTCAAAATATTTAGTTATTCCAAATCTAACAACCAACCACACTAACATCAAAACCGTTTACAATTCGTAAGACTTGGTTTACAATTTGTAAAAAACTATATCATAAATCATTTTTGGGCATTTGAGTCAAACTAAGATTTGTGAGTTATTTGTTATAATAGAAAAGACCAAAATTCAATTAAATTTTGGTCTTTTCTATAAATGTGCGTAGTGATTAAGTTTATTTTTTAATTCTATTTTATAGTTAAACTTAAGAACCCTTTGACGCCAAAGTGTTAATGTTTGTTCAGCGGTAATGTATTCATTTTCTGTACCTATTATTAATCGGTCATGAAAAGAATTTATGAATTGAGACCAATAGTTTCCTTTCGAATCATTTAATAAAAAGTAAAAGCCAGCGTCACCAAATTTTTTTCCTGATGATTCTAGAATTAGTTCACCATTTATTCCAACACTAGGAGACATGATAACAGTTGCATTACCTTTTGGCAAAGGAAATACAGCTTTGATACATGTTTTACCTGAAGGCAATTTACATACTCCATAGACACCTGAATAAATTATTTGACTATTTGACTTAATCGTTCTAAGCCAAATGGTATATTTTACTTGATTAGACGTAGGATCAAAAAGAGTGATTATTTCGCTTTTTATCGATTCTGTGTTTTTTATATTTTTCGTTGGAATGTTCAATTGGTTTATTCTGTTGCTGAATAATTTGTTCACTAAAACTCCGAAAAGTTTAAAAAAAGGATTCCATTTTACGGTAAAGTCCAAGTTATACTTAGCTGTGTTTTCATAAAATCCAATAACTTGTTGGGATAAATTGGATAATTCCATGCCTGATAGATTTAGCATATCCATCGAAGGAATTAAGCCTTGTGATTTTGTATTCCTTTCGATGATTAAATTTTCTTTTTCAGCCAATTGATTAATAAAATCTTCACCAATTCCACTAAATATACTCATGTTCAAGTACTAATGACAAATTCTCTTTTTGGTGGTTCCGATTGATTTAAGTTACATATAACCTTTTGAAACTTTGCGTTTGGCAGATTTTTAGTACTAAATTTTATTCAAATTCCTAATGTTGATGTTGTTATTTATTTTTAGCGTTCCTGATTAGAAAGTAAATTGAAAATATAAACGCAATCCCATAAACAATTGCTAACCCAGTTTTCTCAAATTTTAAATTTTCAAAGTCGAATTGCTTAAACAATGTCACGCCTAAAATAATTGCTATAATAATAAAAGTAAAGGATAGTGCTTTTTTCTTTTCCATATTTTTCAATGTTTATTATTAAATCTGTTTGATTCCTAAAAGAATTGCTGTTAGTTATAAAGGTTATTATTCCAAATGTAATAATCAACGATTCAAATACCGAAATTATTTACAACTCTTGGGGAGCAGCTTACAATTTTGTAAAAATGGTTCGTAAAATCAATGTCTAATAGAATTACTACACTTGATTTTTGTAATCAAGGCACCCGCGATCACAAAATAGCACCGTAAGTAACGTATTGTTAGCGGTAGTTTTATTTGGCATAGATTTCTACACTTTTCATTTTTTCAAAATTAAGCGTCTTATCTTTTGAACGCAATTCAATTGTCACTTGAGTTAAATTCGAGTTTATATTCAATACAATATCAAAAAACTCACTTGAATTGTTTGCTGCAAGTTTTTCAAAATGGTTGAATATTTCATTTTCGTCAAACGCTAAATATGCCTTGTATTTTTTTTGATTTTTTATGAATTTATAAATCAGATAATCAGGTAAAACTTGTTTTTGGTATTTCATTTTACTGATATCTTCATTGTATAATTCGTACCTTTCTCCAGTAAAAAAACTAAAATCCAGTTCTGATTTTGTTTGACCAAAACTATTGATCGTTACTTTCCAATTATATTTTTTTCGGTATTTATTGGTCCAAATCCCAAAAGGGATAGGTTTGCCATTATTTACTATTTTTCTGAATTGAATATTATCCTCACAGGTGCAGGTATCACTCAAAACTTCTTTTATCTCATCCTCTTTTACTACATCATACTCCTTAAGTTGTTTGACATTCATTAAGTCAGCTTTGAAAATTTCTAATTCCTTAGTATCATTAGCGCTCGAAATCCACAAGACAACATCGCCACCTGGAGCAATGCCTGCAATCAATTCGTCATAATTAGCTTGTATTATATGATCTAATTTTCCACTTATATCCCACTTATATCCTTTTTTGAAATATTCAGATATTTGAGTTTTGTTTAATTTTGTAGTTAATCCATAATATTTATTTTCTAAAAAAGAATACCAATAAAGTTTCAAACTATCTGGTAATACAATACCTCCTTCATCAGATGATTTAAAAGTGGTACCTCCATTTCCCCAATTTTCTGAATAAACTTTACTGGTTTCTAAAAGTGTAACCGGATTGCGGTCTCCTTTCACGGCAACAGTAAATTCACTTTCTGAAAGTAATTTTATAGGGTAACCTTCTGGTGTGGAAATTCCTTGTTCATAATCATATTTTTCTGTTCTATTATAAACTCGTTCGTTGTTATATCTTTGCCTTTCTTCAATAGATGTGAACCAAAGCAGGAAAAAGCAAACCACAATGAATAATCCTGAAGTAATTTTAATTGCCAATTGATTTCTTTTAAAAATAAATGCAACTAAAAATAATATAAGAGCTTGTACGGGAATTGCTACTAAAATTAGAAAAATAGTAAAAGCCTCTTGAGGTACGTATCCACTATTGTGAATAATTTGAAATGGTAATAAAAATAAAAAAACCAGAACATTAATTATTCCAATGACCACCGAAAGGAGAAAAATTTTAAAATAGTATTTCATTGTTTGGTTTCTTTATTATTGAATTTTACAATCAGTCTGCCTGAAACAACCATGAAGTAGCACTATAGGTAAACTCATATTAACAGTAGCTCTTTTTTATTTCTTCTAAACTTCTTCTAAATTTATCAAAAACAATTTGTTCGTCTTCAATATCACTTGGTTTCCATTTTTCAATGGTTGTAATTTTATTCTTACTTTGATAAGTTTGACTTGAAAGCAATGTGCCTTTCATCGGGTCTTTAAACCCGATATCTACTTTTGAATTAAGGAATTTCTCTACCATTTTTGGTATTTCACAAAAGTGTTTTGTTTTATTATCAATATCAATTATTTTACTTTGAGAATCTTTCGGGAATAATTTATTTAACCACCATTGTTTTTCATATTTTGTATAAATAGGAATTGTATTCAAATACAGTTTATAACCTTCATAATACTCCGTAAAATCACTACTGATAATATAATTATAGTAAATAATAGCCTCAATAGATTGCCAACTTATAAAACAATTTTTATCAAATAATGGCATTTCAATTGTAATTCCTTGTTCATCAGAAAGCAACTTCATTTGCCTTTCCTCTATTTGTCTTTGTTGTTTTTCGGAAATTGAAAATCCAAAAACAAAACCATAGATTATTATTAATGGTATAATGGCAAATATTGCAATAGTAATCCAACCATATACAGGTACATTTTCTGGGAATTTAATTGCAAAATAAAATGCAATAAAACCAATTAATGAAAAAATAGATAGTGGTAAAATAAAAAAAATAAACTTGGCATTTCTTTCAATTAGTTTTTTCATTATATGCTATTATAAGTATTTAATATGCTTTTACTTTAGGATATTTCATTCAAGTCAATATTATTCCTATATCTAATTTACTATTATGTTTTGTTTCATTTATTTCTTTTAGGGATTCCGTTGAAAATAGGCATAAGAAAGTTGAAGTTTTTTAATGTTTCTATAATCTGTTGTCATTTAATAACTATTACAACTTCTCTTTTCCATACGCCATCACCATTTCCAAAGCCTTACTAATACAATGCGTTCTTTTCCTTCTGCTGTATTAATATCTATGCCTCCAAAATAAAGAGAAACCAAACGTCTGTCTACCTTTGCAACTTTAGTAATATTAGCAATAATTACTATTAAAACCTTACTATTTTAGTCTGTATGTAATGTAGCGAATGTTTAGATGGTTAGCTATACATTTAAAAATATTCCTACATAAAGGAACAAAAAATTGCGTAAATGTAAAAAATTTATTTCCTTTGTTAAGCCAATATAAACAACATAAACAAATGCGAACCAATAAAGCAAACAGCACGCTCATTAATTGATAAAAGTATAAAGCAAGGAAAACAAAAGCAACTATTGAGCAATCGAAAAAAACAAAATGTTCATCAACAATAAACCGACAACAAACGCTCCTCTTGATAGGTGTAAAATATTTGCCGATGGCATCAACTATATCAACACCTCTCAATGGCTGTTGGCATACACAGCTTTTGCGCATTTATGTCAGGGTGAAAGAAACAAGTCGGTTACATTGCTGTACAATATGGCATTGTGCCATTGTTCTGCAAAAGAAAACTCAAAAGCTATTGAAGTATTAAACGAGGCACTAACGCAAATTAGTATTCCTTCGGTTTCACATCATGCGATAAACCATTTGTCAAGCAATTTATTCATATACGAATATGAGAACAGCTATTATCGCCTTGCGTTAAATGAAACAGCCGTTGTGCTATGTACCAATAGTATAAAGTTGCGTATACGCAGACTTTTGGTAGATGTGTACCTGGAACTTGAAAACTGGCAAGAAATATTACGCCTTGCATTATTGCCAGAAATGAACAAATGCCAAAACGTACAAGAAGCGCTGGCAATTGCAAAATCTAAAACAAATACCTAAAAGGAAATATGAATTTATATCAGATTGAACAGGCTTATTTGCAAGGAAAAGAAAACTCAGAGATAAACGAGCTTTACAAAAATTTATTGGAAGATGAAACAGAGAACGAGCAAATAGAAATCTGGAAACAAGTATGCAGTTTTGCCAATGTAGAAATGATTGATTATTTGATTGCGAAAGGTTGGCGTACCACTGGCGTAGAAGATCAAGACGGAAATACGTTGTTGCATCTTTTGGCTCAACCTAAGCATGGCTATAATTATTTTATTGCCGAACAAAGAGTTTATGAGTGCACAAAAAAATTATTGGAAACAAAAGTTAGTCCATTGCGCAAAAACAATGATGGCGACACTGCCCTA encodes the following:
- a CDS encoding DUF2931 family protein; amino-acid sequence: MKYYFKIFLLSVVIGIINVLVFLFLLPFQIIHNSGYVPQEAFTIFLILVAIPVQALILFLVAFIFKRNQLAIKITSGLFIVVCFFLLWFTSIEERQRYNNERVYNRTEKYDYEQGISTPEGYPIKLLSESEFTVAVKGDRNPVTLLETSKVYSENWGNGGTTFKSSDEGGIVLPDSLKLYWYSFLENKYYGLTTKLNKTQISEYFKKGYKWDISGKLDHIIQANYDELIAGIAPGGDVVLWISSANDTKELEIFKADLMNVKQLKEYDVVKEDEIKEVLSDTCTCEDNIQFRKIVNNGKPIPFGIWTNKYRKKYNWKVTINSFGQTKSELDFSFFTGERYELYNEDISKMKYQKQVLPDYLIYKFIKNQKKYKAYLAFDENEIFNHFEKLAANNSSEFFDIVLNINSNLTQVTIELRSKDKTLNFEKMKSVEIYAK